Proteins from a genomic interval of Granulicella sp. L56:
- a CDS encoding type IV secretion system DNA-binding domain-containing protein, giving the protein MMPTTQWGRKETIIFPPHSPIYSYGAIFLAFVFTGLFLYLRFTYGQTPLQQFYTPIYVRSAVGGAFNKTHPYQLLYAAGVSTGAEIASESDVQAGTTLASQGKQIPLALSSDAQRRGLDVLYQGTEQKYIDGRLHAYLRNAVYAGDQLRDIYEWPLIFGLVSLLVQLPFSIRKDIRRRKELKYGRRLKGPVLLTPKEFNKTVAGDGVGFATTEAKEMMRIPLQAEAQHIELMGDTGAGKTTLIMQILRQIQSRGHSAIVYDPACEFIQRFYDERRGDLVLNPLDERCPYWGPSEELRRKAEAKAIAASLYQPTSDKKGEFFTETPQKIFAHLLTYGPNPQQLVEWLSNPPEIDKRVRGTEMEAMIAKGAQQQRNGVLASLGLVADSLRMLPTKEQAKNRTWSATEWAIERKGWIFITSSATEREALRPLHSLWIDLLVMRLLTAPQENQTPVWFVLDELASLQRLPQLHTAITENRKSKNPLVLGFQGKAQLEVIYGHLAEVMLSQPATKIFLKTTEPKAADWVSNAIGKIEIERMKETHFDGSRSGKNFTIDRQVEPLVMDSEISGLENRHAFLKLGNNVARFHFEYMDVAQTTPGFVPRKMEDDELPFDPKTLVPKAPAPVAPSIDLEADSPISSQTTEEPEESQVDESEQPTEEQIEASQLDPDSPNDDHEEEDVPIAAVEPMRV; this is encoded by the coding sequence ATGATGCCGACGACACAATGGGGCCGCAAAGAAACCATCATCTTCCCGCCGCACAGCCCGATCTACTCCTATGGAGCGATCTTCCTAGCATTCGTGTTCACCGGGCTATTTCTGTACCTCCGGTTCACCTACGGCCAAACGCCGCTGCAGCAGTTCTACACGCCGATTTATGTACGGAGTGCCGTCGGAGGGGCGTTCAACAAGACGCACCCGTACCAACTCCTCTATGCCGCAGGCGTCAGCACCGGCGCGGAAATCGCATCGGAGTCAGACGTGCAGGCGGGGACGACGTTGGCCTCGCAGGGAAAGCAAATCCCACTCGCACTCTCCAGCGATGCGCAGCGTCGAGGGCTTGACGTGCTCTATCAAGGGACGGAACAAAAGTACATCGACGGCCGCTTGCATGCCTATCTGCGGAACGCGGTTTACGCCGGGGATCAGCTCAGGGACATTTATGAGTGGCCGCTAATCTTCGGACTGGTTTCTTTGCTCGTCCAACTGCCTTTCTCGATCCGTAAGGACATTCGCCGCCGCAAGGAATTGAAGTATGGTCGGCGTCTCAAAGGCCCGGTTCTCCTCACTCCCAAGGAGTTCAACAAGACCGTCGCTGGCGATGGAGTCGGCTTCGCCACGACCGAAGCGAAGGAGATGATGCGTATTCCTTTGCAGGCGGAGGCGCAGCATATCGAACTCATGGGAGATACCGGAGCGGGCAAAACGACACTCATCATGCAGATCCTCCGGCAGATACAAAGCCGGGGCCATTCGGCCATCGTCTACGACCCAGCGTGTGAGTTCATTCAGCGGTTCTATGACGAGAGGCGGGGCGACCTCGTCCTCAATCCACTGGACGAGCGTTGCCCCTATTGGGGCCCGTCCGAGGAGTTACGCAGGAAGGCGGAGGCGAAGGCTATTGCCGCGTCTCTGTACCAGCCGACCAGCGACAAGAAGGGCGAGTTTTTCACGGAAACGCCACAGAAGATATTCGCTCACCTGCTCACCTATGGCCCAAATCCGCAGCAACTTGTGGAGTGGCTTTCGAACCCTCCCGAGATAGATAAGCGAGTACGAGGGACTGAAATGGAGGCGATGATTGCGAAGGGAGCGCAGCAGCAGCGGAATGGCGTTTTGGCTTCGTTGGGTCTAGTCGCAGACAGCCTTCGGATGCTTCCCACCAAGGAACAGGCGAAGAACAGGACATGGAGCGCAACGGAGTGGGCAATAGAGCGGAAGGGCTGGATCTTCATCACATCCAGCGCCACCGAGCGCGAGGCTTTGAGACCGCTGCATAGTCTCTGGATAGACTTGCTCGTTATGCGCCTGCTTACCGCGCCGCAGGAAAACCAGACTCCGGTGTGGTTTGTTCTTGACGAACTCGCCAGCCTGCAGCGGCTGCCGCAACTCCACACCGCGATCACGGAGAACCGGAAATCCAAGAACCCGCTTGTGCTCGGATTCCAGGGGAAAGCGCAGTTGGAAGTCATCTACGGACACTTGGCCGAGGTTATGCTCTCGCAGCCCGCGACCAAGATATTTCTGAAAACAACAGAGCCAAAAGCAGCCGACTGGGTATCGAACGCCATCGGCAAAATTGAGATCGAACGGATGAAGGAGACGCATTTCGATGGCTCTCGTTCAGGCAAGAACTTCACCATAGATCGCCAGGTCGAGCCTTTGGTCATGGACTCTGAAATCTCCGGTCTGGAAAATCGCCATGCGTTCCTGAAGTTAGGCAACAATGTCGCCCGCTTCCACTTCGAGTACATGGATGTTGCTCAAACCACGCCGGGATTCGTCCCCCGCAAGATGGAAGATGACGAACTGCCATTCGACCCGAAGACTCTTGTTCCAAAAGCTCCTGCCCCGGTCGCTCCGAGCATCGACCTTGAAGCCGACTCGCCTATATCTTCTCAGACCACCGAAGAGCCAGAGGAATCACAGGTCGACGAGTCCGAGCAGCCAACCGAGGAGCAGATCGAGGCAAGCCAACTCGATCCAGACAGCCCCAATGACGACCACGAAGAGGAAGATGTGCCAATCGCAGCGGTTGAACCGATGCGCGTCTGA
- a CDS encoding CopG family transcriptional regulator — MKLTNDMQITTDAEKRASFRLLGVTTKLNPREVEDVERLARSRGLQRGELIRKLILDELARDAGSVEASTELTEIVGIRLMLTNLFRPLATGQKLTPEAFDNMLAEVKKRKREVATDEMQDLERA; from the coding sequence ATGAAGCTCACAAACGACATGCAAATCACGACCGACGCAGAGAAGCGAGCCAGCTTTCGTCTGTTGGGCGTCACGACCAAATTGAACCCGCGCGAGGTTGAGGACGTAGAGCGACTGGCGCGGTCACGCGGCCTGCAGCGTGGAGAACTCATCCGCAAACTCATTCTCGATGAGCTTGCGCGGGACGCAGGTTCGGTAGAAGCCAGCACGGAACTCACCGAGATCGTGGGTATTCGATTGATGCTGACCAATCTCTTCCGCCCACTCGCGACAGGTCAAAAGCTGACCCCTGAAGCCTTCGACAACATGCTTGCTGAGGTGAAGAAGCGGAAGCGCGAAGTTGCAACCGATGAGATGCAAGACCTGGAGCGTGCATGA